In Bacteroidota bacterium, the sequence GCCCTCACGCGATCGCCGGAGGGTTCGGGTGAAATATTGCTGGGGGGCCTTGAGCAGAAACCGGGCGTTGTCTGGTGCTGCAGAAGCGTATTGCTCGAGCACGAAAGCATTGCTGGACGGCGACAGGTCTGGATCGCGGAGCGGGCGATAATAGGTGAAGTCAATTTCAAGGACTTCAAAATGTTTGAAGTAGTCGACAACAGAGCTGATGGGGAGGGTACGTTCCTGGTACGTTTGTCCGCCCAGCTTCCTGTTGCGGGAAGAAAGCTCTTTGGTATAAGACTCCGGATAAATTTGTCCGATCCAGCCGGCGTATCTGTCGCTTGCGGTACCAAATTTGGTTGCTTCGCTGAAATTACGGAAGTCGTAAGACGCTGCGTTCTGGCGCGCTATTGCAGGGGGGGAGTGTAACACGCGTTTGGGGAAGGTGGGTTATTCTTCGCTGTCGGCAAATTCTGGCTCTGGTTCAGCAGAGGGTACTGAAATCTCATCGGCTGGCTGCGCATTGTCATCGCTGTCCGCCAGTTTATCATTGCCGCGTTTTTTACCTGAATAAAACAGGAAGGCGCCGAGGGCTACAAAAATGTAGTACCCGAAAAACCGCCACATAAACAGGGTTGGTGCAACAAGCGCTTTGGGCATCAGTGGGGCGAGGAACAAGACGTAAAGCCCTTCGATACCGCCTGCACCACCGGGGGTTGGGACGATAAATGAACTGACCGTCATGGTAATGCCGCGAATGAAGAAGAGGAATGCCTCCAGGTCTTCAAAAACACTCAGTACAATGAAGACGGGTAGCAGGTAGCGAGGGATCCAGGTGCCGGCAGTAAGCAGGAACGCCGTAGAGAAGAACGCTGGCGGCTGTGACCGTAACATGGCAGCACTCTCGCTCATTTTGGTCATTTCTGAAGCAACCCGCTTGCGAAAACGCTTCAGGAAACCAATCTGGAAAACACGGTCGCTAAATCGCTCGATTAGTTCAGGCCGGAAGAGTGTGGCATAGCCAAATACACACACCCAGCTCAGCATGGCCAGGAAGTACCCGATGATGGCGACGCTGCCCAGAGAACCCAATTCCGGTGGAATCACAGCGATATAAGCCGCGGTGATCAGGATGAAGGGAATCATGAGGGCAGACCAGAACTGGTCCAGTAAAATTGTGAACAGGACCAGCGCAGTTGTTTCGCCGATCTGTATTTTGGAATCTTTGGCTACGTAAATGGCTGCAAAGGGGCCACCGCCCAGAGCTGCTGGCGTAACGTTGGAGAAAAAGTCCCAGGCAAGTTGCCCCCTGAGTCCTTTGACAAACCCAAGCTGTCCCCTGGAAATGAAACTGAACCGCCAGGCGCCAAAGATAACGCGCAACACAATGGTTACGATGGCGGCGCTCATAAACCAGACATTCAAGTTGGCAACTGTTTCTTTAAAAACGGTTGGTTCAAACGTGAGGTAGCCTACAACCGAGAGAACAAGCAAGCTCAGTAGTAGTGGCCAGAGGATATTCTGAAAGGTGAGCTTGATATCACGAACCGCCCTGTCGTTGCCATCAGGCAAAGCAGGCATCTCATCTTTATTTGAAATGATGCGCGGTTCAGACATTGTGTTCGTTGCCAGTTTTTGTTAGCAGAACTGGCTGGTTATGGTAAAAGGTATAAGCAGCGGGTAGTGTACTGCATGTTTGGGCGTGTCTGCATGTAATAACAAAGATAAGGGATGGTGTTTCAAATTAAGAAATTCTTCCATCCAGATTTTTGCTAAGCATGTCTGGGTCAGATAAATCCAACCTGGCCCAGGCCGTTTTTATTTTTTTATACGAGTCTCTGAGTGCTTCAGGAATCACCTTTGTTTCAGCAAGTGTCGGCATAAAGTTCGTATCACCATCCCATCTGGGGACAATGTGCATGTGTAAATGCCGCGGAATGCCGGCACCTGCAGCTTTACCCAAATTCATTCCAACATTAAAGCCATCTGGCGAAAGTGCCTGTTTGAGCACCTGGATGCAACGTTTTAAAACAAGGCCCAATTCAGTGATTTCAGCTACAGAGAGCGCTGCATAATCAGCAACTTCTCTGTAAGGTACAACCATCAGATGACCATTGTTGTATGGATAGAGGTTCATAATGACAAACACCGAATCGCCGCGCCACAGGATCAGGTTTTCTTCATCATGTTTTTGCTCATGTAGCCGGGTGAAAACAGACACAGGGTCGGGATTATCCGCTTCGTGCCCGGCATGTTTATTTATATGAACAGAGCGCCAGGGGCTCCATAAATGGTCCATTGTACAGGAGGATTACACAGAGGGAATGTGCAAACATCGAAAAAAATACGCACGAGGATGCGCCGGTGTTACGCACAGTAGAATAATAAGAGCAAAACTAAATAGGACTAAGATAGTTTTATGCAGCCGAAAATTTAATGCAAGAGATTACTTTATGGCGGATGTAGTTGTCGATATGCACACCCACACAACGTGTTCAGATGGCGTGTTGTCTCCAGAGGCACTGGTAGAGAAAGCCGCATCGCGTGGGCTCGAATTATTGGCAATCACGGACCATGATACCATAGACGGTATTGTGCCGGCGATGGCAGCAGCAAAAGAAACCGGGGTAACCATTATGCCCGGGGTTGAGCTCAGTATCCGGTTTTTGGGCAGAGAGTTGCACTTGCTCGGATACGATTTTGACATCAACAACCCTGAACTGAATGCTTTTCTCGCCCACCACCAGGCGCAACGCACCGAGCGTGCACGTGAGATGGTGCGTAAGCTTAATGGACTAGGCGTAGATCTGGCTTTTGAGGAAGTACAGGCTGTTGCAGAAGGCCCGGCGATTGGTCGGCCACATGTGGCCCAGTTACTCGTTTCAAAGCGCTACGTCGATACATCGGAGCAGGCGTTTATTAAATACCTGCGCAACGGCGGGCCGGCAGACGTGCCGAAAGACTTACCCGGTGCCGAGGAGGCCATTGCTGTGCTGCACAAGGCCGGCGGCATCGCTGTATTGGCACATCCTGGACACTGGGTCAGCGATAAAGACCTCGAACGCCTGCAGGCCCTTGGGCTGGATGGGGTGGAAGTGGTACATCCTTCGCATGACGAAATGCTGCGCACGTTTTACATAGACGTTGCGCACAGGTTATCCCTGCTTACAACAGGCGGATCTGACTTTCACGGGATCCGGTCGAACGATGAGAAGAACTTTGGCACCATCGGTTTTACCGACAAGCAGTACCAGGCCTTTCAAAGCCGCCGCGCTGCCTGAGTGCGCCAGGTAACAGGCTAAACAGGCCCTTTTTACACTAATCAATTCGAATACAGGTATGGCAGAGTACATCAACGGCAGCCTGCAACCGGGAGACGCCAGGTTTGCAATTGTAGTAAGCCGGTTCAATGAGTTTATCACGCAGAAGCTGCTGGAGGGGGCACTGGATGCCCTGACGCGTCACGGCGCGAACATGGATGCGGTAACCGTTGCATGGTGCCCCGGCGCATTTGAAGCACCGCTTGTTGTGAAAAAAATGGCAGAAAGCGGAAAATATGACGCAGTCATTTGCCTGGGTGCAGTCATTCGTGGCGCCACTACGCATTATGATTTTGTCGCCGGCCAGGCAGCGTCGGGCATTATGGCGGCCACGCTCGACACCGGTGTGCCGGTTATGTTTGGCGTAATCACCACCGAAACGATTGAGCAGGCAATAGAACGCGCAGGCACAAAAGCAGGCAACAAAGGCGCTGAAGCGGCAATTGCAGCAATCGAAATGGTGAACGTGCTGAAAGCGTGCTAGGGCACACCTTTGCCGACACAAAGGGGGCCGAAACTTGTTTCTAAGTTTGGAACCGATCTTGGAGACGGTAGTTTACGTCTCCTCTGAAAAATGAGTGGCACAGTTAGAGGATGTCGCGAGACGCCTGTACTAGTGTTTGTTCTCTGCAGGATGTATAAATCATACATAGAAAGTTCATGCTATCTATCGGATGACTTGCCTATATTCTGCTTCTCAGATAAAATGGCCTGTTAACAGGGCATGTACATGGTGGTCGTAGCTCAGTTGGTTAGAGCGCCAGGTTGTGGCCCTGGAGGTCGGGGGTTCAATTCCCCT encodes:
- a CDS encoding DUF72 domain-containing protein, whose product is MLHSPPAIARQNAASYDFRNFSEATKFGTASDRYAGWIGQIYPESYTKELSSRNRKLGGQTYQERTLPISSVVDYFKHFEVLEIDFTYYRPLRDPDLSPSSNAFVLEQYASAAPDNARFLLKAPQQYFTRTLRRSREG
- a CDS encoding PHP domain-containing protein — its product is MADVVVDMHTHTTCSDGVLSPEALVEKAASRGLELLAITDHDTIDGIVPAMAAAKETGVTIMPGVELSIRFLGRELHLLGYDFDINNPELNAFLAHHQAQRTERAREMVRKLNGLGVDLAFEEVQAVAEGPAIGRPHVAQLLVSKRYVDTSEQAFIKYLRNGGPADVPKDLPGAEEAIAVLHKAGGIAVLAHPGHWVSDKDLERLQALGLDGVEVVHPSHDEMLRTFYIDVAHRLSLLTTGGSDFHGIRSNDEKNFGTIGFTDKQYQAFQSRRAA
- the ribE gene encoding 6,7-dimethyl-8-ribityllumazine synthase — translated: MAEYINGSLQPGDARFAIVVSRFNEFITQKLLEGALDALTRHGANMDAVTVAWCPGAFEAPLVVKKMAESGKYDAVICLGAVIRGATTHYDFVAGQAASGIMAATLDTGVPVMFGVITTETIEQAIERAGTKAGNKGAEAAIAAIEMVNVLKAC
- a CDS encoding lysylphosphatidylglycerol synthase transmembrane domain-containing protein; protein product: MSEPRIISNKDEMPALPDGNDRAVRDIKLTFQNILWPLLLSLLVLSVVGYLTFEPTVFKETVANLNVWFMSAAIVTIVLRVIFGAWRFSFISRGQLGFVKGLRGQLAWDFFSNVTPAALGGGPFAAIYVAKDSKIQIGETTALVLFTILLDQFWSALMIPFILITAAYIAVIPPELGSLGSVAIIGYFLAMLSWVCVFGYATLFRPELIERFSDRVFQIGFLKRFRKRVASEMTKMSESAAMLRSQPPAFFSTAFLLTAGTWIPRYLLPVFIVLSVFEDLEAFLFFIRGITMTVSSFIVPTPGGAGGIEGLYVLFLAPLMPKALVAPTLFMWRFFGYYIFVALGAFLFYSGKKRGNDKLADSDDNAQPADEISVPSAEPEPEFADSEE
- a CDS encoding HIT domain-containing protein; translation: MDHLWSPWRSVHINKHAGHEADNPDPVSVFTRLHEQKHDEENLILWRGDSVFVIMNLYPYNNGHLMVVPYREVADYAALSVAEITELGLVLKRCIQVLKQALSPDGFNVGMNLGKAAGAGIPRHLHMHIVPRWDGDTNFMPTLAETKVIPEALRDSYKKIKTAWARLDLSDPDMLSKNLDGRIS